The following DNA comes from Nothobranchius furzeri strain GRZ-AD chromosome 19, NfurGRZ-RIMD1, whole genome shotgun sequence.
AgaacagaaccacctctcacctcCCCAGGCTGGaggagcggctctactctgagccccccgCAGATATCAAAGCTCCTCACCTCATTGCAGCCAATCAGTgaaggggtgggcgtggccagctccacatTGTGCCACATGGTCTTTTTAAAGGATTTTACATAAATTGTGTAAATCTTTTTTGCCTTTTCAGTGCTCGTATGCGCAGCCACGGCTTGGTGACCCCAGCAGTGGAGCAGCAACAGCCTCCGCAGACTGTAGCCTCAGCAGCAACCGTAGCTGCTGTCCCTCCAGCTGAGGAGGGTGTGGACAGCGTGGGACCATCGGTCTGCATGCCTAACGGGAAACCAGTCAACCCAAGTGCACTTCCACCTGGGCCCAGCAGGGCGGCGCTGCAGAAAGCAATTCTCACACAAGACACAGAGAGGTCAGAGTTCGATTTACAACTCGTTTCGGCGCAGAACAGCTTTATATTTTCTGTTCAGATGTTGTGACTTGTAAAAACGTCAGTAAAAGTAGAACTTCCTGATTGTGTCACTTTGAATTCACCAGGAGGAAGAAACTGCGGTTCCACCCTCGCCAGCTTTATCCTGCTGCCAAGCAAGGAGAGGTTCAGCGGGTGCTGCTGATGCTGCGTGAGTGGCAGGAAGGAGACCTAAAAATCATATATTCAAGATGTCCCACAGAGCTgtagagtgtgtatgtgtgtgtgtgttccagtggAGGGCATTGATCCGACATACCAACCCGAGTCTCAGAACCGACGCTCTGCTCTTCACGCCGCAGCTCAGAGAGGGCTGCTGGAGGTCTGCTACATGCTGGTTCAGGTAAAATGGATCAACTAACCACGTCTGCGTCTTTACACGCTGGGTGTACATCGTTGACCCTCATTCACCTCGACAGGCCGGCGCTAATGTGGACGCTAAGGACAAAGACATGAGGACTCCTCTGTTGGAAGCCGTCATCAATAATCACATAGATGTGGCTCGTTACCTGATCCAGAACGGTGCCTGCGTTTATCACATTGTGAGTTTGCgttaaaactaaatgtaaaacatcaatatgtttgttttctgtggGACTTTAGTGTTTGTTTCCCTCAGGAGGACGACGGCTACACTGGCCTCCACCACGCAGCCAAGCTGGGGAACCTGGAAATCGTTAACATGCTTCTGGAGACCGGGCAAGTGGATGTGAACGCACAGGTGAGACAAAGTTCCAGGCGCTTCTTCTCCTTGCTTCTGGTGTTGACTTGGAGAAGATCAAGTGagaaatacagtggggcaaaaaggtatttagtcagccaccgattgtgcaagttctcccacttaaatgatgacagaggtcagtaattttcatcataggtacacttcaactgtgagagacagaatgtgaaaaaaaatccatgaattcacatggcaggatttttaaagaatttatttgtaaatcagggtggaaaataagtatttggtcaataacaaaaattcaactcaatactttgtaacataacctttgttggcaataacagaggtcaaacgattactataggtctttaccaggtttgcacacacagtagctggtattttggcccattcctccatgcagatcttctcgagagcagtgatgttttggggctgtcgccgagcaacatggactttcaactccctccacagattttctatggggttgaggtctggagactggctaggccactccaggactttcaaatgcttcttacggagccactcctttgttgcccgggcggtgtgtttgggatcattgtcgtgttggaagacccagccacgtttcatcttcaaagctctcactgatggaaggaggttttggctcagaatctcacgatacatggccccattcattctgtccttaacacggatcagtcgtcctgtccccttagcagaaaaacagccccaaagcatgatgtttccacccccatgcttcacagtaggtatggtgttcttgggatgcaactcagtattcttcttcctccaaacacgacgagttgagtttataccaaaaagttctactttggtttcatctgaccacatgacattctcccaatcctctgctgtatcatccatgtgctctctggcagacttcagacgggcctggacatgcactggcttcagcagcggaacacgtctggcactgcaggatttgattccctgccgttgtagtgtgttactgatggtgacctttgttactgtggtcccagctctctgcaggtcattcaccaggtccccccgtgtggttctgggattcttgctcaccgttctcatgatcattttaaccccacgggatgagatcttgcgtggagccccagatcgagggagattatcagtggtcttgtatgtcttccattttctgataattgctcccacagtagattttttcacaccaagctgcttgcctattgtagattcactcttcccagtctggtgcaggtctacaattcttttcctggtgtccttcgaaagctctttggtcttggccatagtggagtttggagtctaactgtttgaggctgtggacaggtgtcttttatacagatattgagttcaaacaggtgccattaatacaggtgacgagtggaggacagaaaagcttcttaaagaagacgttacaggtctgtgagagccagagattttccttgtttgaggtgaccaaatacttattttccaccctgatttacaaataaattctttaaaaatcctgccatgtgaattcatggattttttttcacattctgtctctcacagttgaagtgtacctatgatgtaaattacagacctctgtcatcattttaagtgggagaacttgcacaatcggtggctgactaaatacttttttgccccactgtataagcTGACATGAAATCCACTGATAATCAGAGCTGACAAACATTTGCTGTTGTAGGACACCGGTGGCTGGACGCCAATCATCTGGGCAGCAGAGCACAAACATGTTAAGGTGATCAAATCGCTGCTGAACCGAGGAGCTGATGTCACCATCAAAGATAAGGCAAGTGTAGTGGTTTAAAAACCTGCAAACGAAGCCAAGAGAACCAAAATTTCTTCTCATTTTCTTGTACTTTCACACATTTGGCATCATTCAGGGTCGTAAATTAACCAGAATAAAAGAAGCAAACAGTGATGGTTGGGGAGCAGAATAACAAACTAGAGCAGTTTTATGTTGGATTTATAAAACCATGACAGAATTTAATCAGCAAAGTAAGGGAAGGTTTTTATTGCAACATATTTATGAAGTGCTTTacgataaatcaatcaatcaataaataaatgatagAAGCACAATCCCAATGTTGGAATAAAAGCCAAACATAGAAAAGCATTACAATAATGTTTCAGTGAATCCGACTTCCTGCAGGAGCTGAACGTTTGTCTCCACTGGGCGGCGTACGCTGGGAACGTAGACATAGCAGAGCTGGTGCTGAACGCCGGCTGTTCGCTCTCCTCGGTTAACGTGCACGGAGACACGCCGCTGCACATCGCCGCCAGAGAAGGGTTCCTAGAATGTGTCACGTGAGTTCATTACAAAAGTTGGAATGCACTTTACCGCCCTGATGATCATGAAGGTTTCGTTTCTACAGATTGTTTCTGTCCAGAGGAGCAGACATTGACGTTGTGAACAGAGAAGGAGACACACCGCTCACCCTGGCGAAGGTCGACACGCCGGTGTGGGTTTCGCTTCAGATCAACAGGAAGCTGCGACGAGGAATAACCAACCGACCGATTCGGACAGAAAGGATCATCTGCAGGTAGGTGGAACGATTCCGTTTCCTCCGCCAGGTTTGATCTGTTTTTACTCGACTACACATGGTGGTTTGTGCTTCAGCGATGTCGCCCAGGGCTACGAGAACATCCCCATTCCCTGTGTGAACGCCGTAGACGATGAAGGCTGTCCTTCAGATTACAAATACGTCTCAGAGAACTGTGAGACTTCAGCCATGAACATCGACCGTAACTTCACACACTTACAGGTAACATCGTATTTAAATGagtgtttatttctgttttagctgcttttattttgaaacctgGAGCATCCTTTTCCTGTTTCTCTCTTTAGCACTGTAACTGCACTGACGACTGCTCGTCTAGTAACTGTCTCTGTGGACAGCTGAGCATCCGCTGCTGGTACGACAAGGTAACATCCTAAAGAGCcctacaaatgaaaaaaaaaaaagattcttaTTTAACGATAAACACATTTTTAGGGAACAATCATTTAGAAGCAAACACCCAATTTCAAATATGGTGCGTATTTTTTGATCTATCAGTCATTTTAAGaaatttttttttcctgtttgcagGACCAACGGCTCCTTCAGGAGTTCAACAAAATCGAACCCCCCCTCATCTTTGAATGCAACATGGCGTGTTCTTGTTATCGAACATGCAAGAACAGGGTGGTCCAAGCTGGCATCAAGTAAGTCTCGCTTATCTGACTGGACGGAACCGTCCTGCAGTACAAAATACAAAATACTTATTATCATTTTTAACACAAAGTCTCCACTTGAGCCGTGTTTTGGTGTCCTCACCTGACTCATTGTTGACTTTCTCCTGCTTAGGGTTCGCCTGCAGCTCTACAGGACAGAGAAGATGGGGTGGGGAGTTCGAGCCATGCAGGATATTCCTCAGGGAAGCTTCATCTGCGAGTATGAATGTGTTATTATATCCTACATGCCTTTTTTATTGGGTAGGAAATACTGAAAATCAAAGTTCTTTCCATGCAGATATGTTGGGGAGCTGATCTCTGATGCTGAAGCTGACGTTAGAGAAGATGACTCGTACCTGTTTGACCTGGACAACAAGGTCAGTGtttaacaaatgaataaataaatgatgcACAATGTTAGATTTGTAAGCTTGATTTTAAAAACATGGAGCAGTGCAATGAATCTGTTTCCTGTCAAGGATGGGGAAGTGTACTGCATCGACGCTCGTTACTACGGCAACATCAGCCGCTTCATCAACCACCTGTGTGACCCAAACCTCATCCCAGTCCGAGTATTCATGCTGCACCAGGACCTGCGGTTCCCCCGCATCGCCTTCTTCAGCTCCAGGGACATCCTGAGTGGACAAGAGCTAGGGTGACACTTTCGTATTTCTGTTTCGGTTAGCTTGATTTGGACGACCCAGAACAAAGTTTAACCTCCAGATTCTTGTCTTCAGGTTTGATTACGGAGACCGCTTTTGGGACATTAAAAGCAAGTATTTCACTTGTCAGTGCGGATCAGAGAAATGTAAGCACTCGGCCGAGGCCATCGCCTTGGAGCAGAGCAGGCTGGCCCGGATGGAGGCCTGCTCCGACTCGGGAGCGGACTGTGGGGTGACCGTGCTGGGAAACTCCTAAAACACCTACCCATGGGGCCTTAGGAAGAAGACGCACACATGAAAATGTTGGAAGGGAGTTTGTTTATTCTGTTTGCCATTTATGGTGCTGTTTTGGTTGTCTTTGTTTATTTCTAAAACCTGCCACTTTATCATTTTCACTCTATTAGAAGTTACAACTTTTACATTTACTTGTCCTGATGTGTTTGCAAGAGGTCACATGGTTTCTGTGTGTTGACTAATTTTACTGGTGTCTCTTAATATGCTGTGCTCCATATCaaacatgtaaacattttaatgtttttttctgttgtgCCAACTGAAGTGGTGCCTCTTGGCATGGATCATAAAGGATCATATTGAAGCCTGTGTGGGACCCAATTAaggatgtttgtttttatttttatacatttttctgTCACTTGTagagaaataaaataacaagTTTATTTTTGTCTCGTATATGTGTGAAAATAATGTACACACTTGAAAGGGCACATGTTAGAATTTCCTATTTGCATCTTTGGGCTGCTCTACTGCCTCTACAAACACTAAACTTGGAAAAAAATTCATCCAGTTTTCTGTCAGTGTgatttttaggaattatgtgccactCTAATAAATCATATTCAAGTTGACATTAATCTTCAAGACAAAAGTGTCAGTCtataaatacatttatttgaattgaatataaaaatgtattttaatgaaTATGTCACTGAGGCTACCCTCTTTCAAAAAAATTAGTTTGTAGATATTTTTGACACAATTAATTTTAAAATGATAAAACTTCAATAACTCTaaagataacagcaacgtgatacACAGCTAACTGGCCAATGACAGCTTGTATGAGTgagacaagcccccacaatgcggctcaaaaattgcagttccaacctcatccgctgggggctggtgtcaagcatggtgactcccatgttaaaaataccaatttcacagcagaaataaacatgtttacagcctggtaccaacacatgtttttggtttaaatgatctagtttacactcatgacaactctgaggggggtgaattttttctcactcttctttttaagtgtattaaaagcctaaaatgctGTCTAATTAAtgagcctcagacccacgtgaccgccgcctcagacccgcgtggcctcagtagagcctggtctggcctggaaactgttttgggattttgagtctctgtgttcatgtaatctgttttggatattttttgtgcaattgttggacaaaatgacttgctggagtgttaattgcactaatagagcgcccaaggagtctccacttcatttttttcggtaagttaaattatatttatgtattttaggtcactgccgcctttttACTAGCTGAGTtaatcaaagtagctagctaactatcattttaacatgtagcatgtactgtttagacatgaaatttagatgtaaaatacagtacaataattaatagggcatatgtcgatgggtaaaagggtaaaacccagtgcatttaacataaaaatgggttgaaatatgacaaggagctcttggagggacacttctgtgttccattcttccacccggttctccccagcggtcagcccggtgcatgtctgaccaaTGCGGCGCCTAGCTATGGCTTCCACCCCTGCCCCGACAGACGGGTCGGAACCGAAGGCTAAAGAGGCTGCATCCCACCTGTGCCCGGCGTCATGTGGAGCTCTCtgactcggagagagacctgtccgcagaaatactgcagctcggtgagttggttgatagtgcttgatgttagtctccagaagtctgtatgccaggggcggatttaggactgaagaatatCCGGGGCTTaagacacacgcgcgcgcactcactcacgagcgcgcacacacacgtgacatgcactagtcaacatcatatatgtcttgtaccacataatttctaatctgaagctacatattaagcattttcagtgcagagtattgttcctgttagtgtttagtgtgagatgatagtaaatattccctttctttctccatcaactttacctgataagcactttaggcaaaccagcagcacaacaaatattttcaaataagactcacaaacctgagtcaacaccagtctcatcatagctggggttctgttgcggTACTTTATGTCTAAAAAACgttcttatgtccatcttcactcatgcgtttcaggcagagagtgtagaagaagccggctgctgaagggcttcttcttcagtggtggaggctcaggcaggctgtatacaaactactgccagctgctccctctctgttggactttggtactgcatgttacttccacgattcagatctggggctttccatgaaacatccggggcttcagcccaagtaaccgggcctaacgccacccctgctgtatgccatcagataaactcacTCGTTTTTttctggtgcggcttatattggagTGCGCTCGAGTCCGTAAATTACggtaagtattttaaacccatatgcttaagtagctctttgtatgaagttttcctctaggtgatccagagaggcttgacctttgggtaagcaaccaaagaagagagtgctggactcccaattcatactcccgcttgtgcagtgaacactttgagagtcatcacttcaccacggactccagggtacaaacacattacttcatattttggttaagattgaaaaaattgaagcattagctgtataatatacagatgttacattgctgtgtaactagaagaaaatcttccccacccttgaattgtctgtgactagggctgtttagatgggaaacaatcacattattaatttccatctaattctatggttaattactctaataaacaaattaattttttgtcagtctttaatgtgtaactttatgtatttggacgaatgacaaatattcatgttaaactaaaacatTAGGCATTTAAGTAGAAATAACCAAATAATAAACATTCGACTGGTGtcgaataaatcaaactgtaattaaactatatattttcaaagtctcgattctggataaaatccaacaacaaatgctttataaataacaaacactccacatggcttttacacacacacccacacacacatgcatgcacgcaagcacacgcacatacacacacacacagtgctctggtgtaccagtgtgtttttgagatacagaaattgaccttgtctgatgtgtgtgtgtgtatgtgaatctcttttttttttattaattcatttttttttatttaattttattttaggggagactttgcctgaaggacacagctgtacctacaatcttctcgtcctttaaggtaaaaaAATCTCTTCCAAGCAGGAAAGAACTggtaagtaggaatgacaaggtaagttttgagaaggttgcagatgtagATGCAGGTGTAGACAGTGCCATGAAAGTTGCTGTTGATCTGAGCAATATAATGATGTGTGAAGACTCACCTCAAGAGGTCTTTGTTGCTCAAAATGTAACACATGATGACATTCCTCTGCAAGCAATTGAGATACTGCTCATTTTGGTCacagtgttcaacaccagaatgactcaGACTCTGGTCAGTTTAACGCTGTGCCATTACAGCCAAACAGCATCCTGAGTGACCATTGCTATCAAATCACAGTCTCCCAAAACGCTTAAAAGTAGAGTTCTATCAGCAAATGAAAAGGTACGCGTAGTTCAGAAAAAGCTTAGATTGCAATCCCGGAAGACAAGGAGACTGAAGGCAAGAATTTCTTCTTTGAAAAGTGTCACCAAAATTCTTCAGAAGAAACTTTTAATATCAACTGAATGTGCctctcttcttgatggtttgGATGGTGTTCCAAAAGAGTTGTTTCAGAAAATGAATCAGAAGAAAAGATCGCCTTTTTCTGAAAACTTGAAGCAATTTGCAACTACACTGCATTTTTACTCTCCTAAGTTTTATGACTATGCTAGAAAACACTCAGTTGGCTTTGCCTCATCCGCAGACCATTCGCAACTGGTACAGTAGTGTCTGCAGATCCTGGTTTTACTCTTTCTTCATTTACAGCTTTAAAAAGACATGTTCTTGAGAAaaagaaggaaggaaaagaaactgTTTGCTAATTGATGTTAGATGAAATGTATATTCATAAGCAAACTGAGTTTGATGGGAACCAGATTCATGGCTATGTTGACATTGGAGCTGGTGAGATTGAAAATGTTGTTGCAACACAAGCATTGGTCATCATGGTTGTTGCCATCAACGAGTCTTGGGAGCTCCCGATTACCTACTTTCTTATCAACAGCATGAATGGGAAAGAAAGAGCTAGCCTCATTCAAGAGAGTCTGTGTAGGCTTCATGACATCAGAGTTAGGGCTGTATCCTTGACATGTGATGGCCCCTCCCAAAACACGGCCATGATCAGGGAGCTTGGTGCCAATCTGGACATAATGGACATGAGATCATACTATGTCCATCCAGCAGATCACACACAGAAAATCCATGTTCTTTTTCTAACTTCGTTcggtgtttcactatgggaatcgccctggcgtgaccaactacggaagctccaatgacatcacgtctgtccctgacagactgGTTGCGCCGTGCCCAGGCTCCGCCCACCCAGTATATACACAGCCAACCAACCCCTCCTACTCATTCTCGCTTTCTTCCCGTGAGAAACTACAATTTGCTCCCTCAGCGATTTTCAGACTATCTTTGGTTAGTTGCTTAACTGTTCCCAGGCGTAACGTCAGGATACGT
Coding sequences within:
- the ehmt2 gene encoding histone-lysine N-methyltransferase EHMT2 gives rise to the protein MSASQTTTKDFLEEDETKTLTESTAGSGEVKEAADEDDAASITDPVDGVSLELMTSHPEKETSSAAEDGSQRSPASSPPNKPAAGHAAKSISSMSSYPSTSSFFSPGRAKMSVSGPSSCKSVLPPGPSSSSSSSSSSSSSSSSSSSSSSSSSSGSASLTPSVSPSPHKIHRARKTMNRPSPGQVSYAETPATSGSSTCFSTDSETAARKRKLGHVSESKSEKGDSVSEKGQTVEEKFFQKKVESVTENNSVKTAWGKSENDRGKRLKLSCPSTRDSDQLENEGGDRQQTTDTEDHSLESETLRIIRSRNETEESSWLLSDQDRDGNSADLVEIEEERSGEYTEVPLGALDIAAADSLTLSPTAEGSDAGDLERLEELPLCSCRMEAPRVDSTSQRGSRQCMATESINGELQACTSWTIKWETMRPSSRVPLMVLCDVHRSHMVKHHCCPGCGYFCIAGTFLECCPDQRIAHRFHRGCVTVLSGGRSRANGGGMLFCPHCGEDASEAQEITIPSSASATTVVTMSASSTTTPSLPPSVPMAPSLSASTGGAKDGKIPERPISARMRSHGLVTPAVEQQQPPQTVASAATVAAVPPAEEGVDSVGPSVCMPNGKPVNPSALPPGPSRAALQKAILTQDTERRKKLRFHPRQLYPAAKQGEVQRVLLMLLEGIDPTYQPESQNRRSALHAAAQRGLLEVCYMLVQAGANVDAKDKDMRTPLLEAVINNHIDVARYLIQNGACVYHIEDDGYTGLHHAAKLGNLEIVNMLLETGQVDVNAQDTGGWTPIIWAAEHKHVKVIKSLLNRGADVTIKDKELNVCLHWAAYAGNVDIAELVLNAGCSLSSVNVHGDTPLHIAAREGFLECVTLFLSRGADIDVVNREGDTPLTLAKVDTPVWVSLQINRKLRRGITNRPIRTERIICSDVAQGYENIPIPCVNAVDDEGCPSDYKYVSENCETSAMNIDRNFTHLQHCNCTDDCSSSNCLCGQLSIRCWYDKDQRLLQEFNKIEPPLIFECNMACSCYRTCKNRVVQAGIKVRLQLYRTEKMGWGVRAMQDIPQGSFICEYVGELISDAEADVREDDSYLFDLDNKDGEVYCIDARYYGNISRFINHLCDPNLIPVRVFMLHQDLRFPRIAFFSSRDILSGQELGFDYGDRFWDIKSKYFTCQCGSEKCKHSAEAIALEQSRLARMEACSDSGADCGVTVLGNS